The Onthophagus taurus isolate NC chromosome 2, IU_Otau_3.0, whole genome shotgun sequence genome includes a window with the following:
- the LOC111427338 gene encoding retinol dehydrogenase 14 has translation MIVLGFVDLSCPIVQSLIAVGIVGFFTLIALLKFYAYVTCGRFASNRKMNGKTVIITGATGGIGKETARDIAKRGAKLILACRNIENAEKVKDELIESTGNENIIVKKLDISSLKSVREFAKDINSTENRLDVLIHNAGTAESKIKVTEDGLELTMATNHFGPFLLTHLLIDLLKRSGPSRIVIVASELYRLAKVTTNNLNPINSYFPLFLYYVSKYANIYFTRELARRLEGTNVTANCLHPGMIDSGIWRNVPIPLNWGMMLIVKGFFKTPVQGCQTSVFLAASEEVEGVNGKYFMDCKERGLSAAAMDMGKAKKIWEESEKLVKLTNEDPRI, from the exons ATGATTGTCCTCGGCTTCGTTGACTTGTCTTGTCCTATTGTACAATCGCTTATAGCGGTCGGAATCGTTGGATTTTTTACATTGATCGCTTTGTTAAAGTTTTACGCTTACGTTACGTGTGGTAGATTCGCTAGTAATCGAAAAATGAATGGAAAAACTGTTATTATAACCGGAGCAACTGGTGGAATTGGCAAAGAAACTGCTCGAGATATAGCCAAAAGAGGAGCAAAACTGATTTTAGCTTGtagaaatattgaaaatgcaGAAAAAGTTAAag atGAATTAATTGAATCAACAGGAAACGAAAACATTATCGTCAAAAAGTTAGAtatatcttcattaaaatcCGTTCGTGAGTTTGCTAAAGATATAAATTCAACAGAAAATCGTTTAGATGTTTTGATTCATAACGCTGGAACTGctgaatcgaaaattaaagTAACTGAAGATGGATTGGAATTAACCATGGCTACAAATCATTTTGGGccgtttttattaacacatttattaatag atCTTTTAAAACGTTCTGGACCAAGTAGAATAGTGATCGTTGCATCCGAACTTTACCGATTAGCAAAAGTAAcaacaaacaatttaaatccaataaacagttattttccgttatttctttattacgTTTCGAAATATGCCAACATTTATTTTACCCGAGAATTGGCAAGAAGATTGGAGGGAACGAACGTAACAGCGAATTGTTTACACCCGGGAATGATTGATTCAGGGATATGGAGAAACGTCCCAATTCCATTAAATTGGGGCATGATGTTGATTGtgaaaggattttttaaaactccaGTTCAAGGATGTCAAACTTCCGTTTTTCTCGCTGCCTCCGAAGAAGTTGAAGGTGTAAACGGGAAGTATTTTATGGATTGTAAGGAAAGGGGGCTCTCCGCGGCCGCTATGGATATGGGAAAAGCGAAAAAGATTTGGGAGGAATCCGAAAAATTGGTTAAATTAACTAATGAAGATccaagaatttaa
- the LOC111427339 gene encoding uncharacterized protein produces MDMVSNFNDDAQHKIYPKHKENWRINVLSVPTKRIEKYVPPPYAIFTGVNPAALKAPIKPRDKQLAMAPLTKLINNKKTYAHNPAIRKDYVTIMDTQIHQAWNNIYNEYKKVRHEKHLKWLQSRKGKRGKKPPSKGGKGAKDSKAKGVKSIYSMNSAEYKKHVEEWLETAAKPKPVPEAPPVDRGPHCNIDDIKEHIDALSTPPTVKEKYVEPPPPKHLVKESALLYVPTERVQQLATIPPRMLIKEPEFKPGAVKRGALMHKTTEYDNKMSVPRARASANDADLKEDPFSISKNALKYKASPRIIELAKPQARG; encoded by the exons ATGGACATGGTCAGCAATTTTAACGACGATGcacaacataaaatttatCCGAAACACAAAGAAAACTGGAgaataaatgttttatcaGTACCAACTAAAAGAATCGAAAAATATGTACCACCACCATACGCAATATTTACCGGGGTAAATCCGGCGGCTTTAAAAGCTCCAATAAAACCACGCGATAAACAATTGGCGATGGCACCTTTAACGAaacttattaacaataaaaaaacttatgcCCATAATCCCGCAATAAGAAAAGATTATGTTACAATTATGGACACTCAAATCCATCAGGCTTGGAACAACATTTATAATGAGTACAAAAAAGTTCGACATGAAAAGCATTTAAAATGGTTACAGTCTAGAAAAGGTAAAAGAGGGAAAAAACCACCTAGTAAAGGTGGCAAAGGTGCTAAAGATAGTAAAGCAAAAGGAGTTAAAAGCATCTATTCGATGAATTCCGCCGAATATAAAAAACATGTAGAAGAATGGCTTGAAACAGCGGCAAAACCTAAACCAGTTCCAGAAGCACCACCCGTTGAT cGTGGACCTCATTGTAACATAGACGATATAAAAGAACACATAGATGCGTTGTCAACTCCCCCGACGGTTAAAGAGAAATATGTGGAACCACCACCTCCCAAACATCTA gtAAAAGAGTCTGCATTATTATATGTACCTACCGAAAGAGTCCAACAATTAGCAACAATTCCACCTCgtatgttaataaaagaacCTGAATTTAAACCCGGAGCTGTTAAACGAGGAGCTTTAATGCATAAAA cAACTGAGTACGATAACAAGATGTCTGTACCGCGCGCAAGAGCAAGTGCAAACGATGCCGATTTGAAAGAGGATCCTTTCTCTATTTCAAAGAAtgcattaaaatataaagcaaGCCCGAGAATTATCGAATTAGCTAAACCACAGGCTAGAGGCTAG
- the LOC111427604 gene encoding uncharacterized protein isoform X1, translating to MLNNNNKSFKTEIRDIKDSYLDAVIRKGLDSNIVPHSLFKTELQEIEDKYYQEVRNERLYRLSKPTSVNKKYKRPSSPKHIVAESALKYKATDRIIAISKPKRYNSAPKGGITPGSVSHQALDHLTTNKEYELSIPRSRKSPFSVDFKQNPFSPSKAAMRYIASPRIIELAKPNDRRCYFLTPSIRIIQKLYQ from the exons ATgctcaataataataacaaatcgtttaaaacagaaata cgAGATATTAAAGACAGCTATTTAGACGCAGTAATAAGAAAGGGGTTAGATTCGAACATAGTACCCCATTCACTCTTTAAGACAGAACTG caagaaattgaagataaatattatCAAGAAGTACGAAATGAACGATTATATCGTCTATCAAAACCGacaagtgttaataaaaaatataagcgACCGTCATCTCCGAAACACATTGTAGCTGAGTCCGCTTTAAAATACAAAGCAACAGATCGAATTATAGCAATATCAAAGCCAAAACGGTATAATTCGGCCCCTAAAGGAGGAATCACCCCGGGTTCAGTGTCGCACCAAGCTTTGGACCATTTGA CGACCAATAAAGAATATGAACTCTCCATTCCACGATCGCGTAAATCACCGTTCAGTGTTGATTTTAAACAGAATCCTTTTTCACCGTCAAAAGCAGCAATGAGATATATAGCATCACCTAGAATTATTGAGTTAGCTAAACCGAATGATAGAAG atgttattttttaacgccATCTATTAGAATTATACAGAAACTGtatcaatga
- the LOC111427604 gene encoding uncharacterized protein isoform X2: MLNNNNKSFKTEIRDIKDSYLDAVIRKGLDSNIVPHSLFKTELQEIEDKYYQEVRNERLYRLSKPTSVNKKYKRPSSPKHIVAESALKYKATDRIIAISKPKRYNSAPKGGITPGSVSHQALDHLTTNKEYELSIPRSRKSPFSVDFKQNPFSPSKAAMRYIASPRIIELAKPNDRR, translated from the exons ATgctcaataataataacaaatcgtttaaaacagaaata cgAGATATTAAAGACAGCTATTTAGACGCAGTAATAAGAAAGGGGTTAGATTCGAACATAGTACCCCATTCACTCTTTAAGACAGAACTG caagaaattgaagataaatattatCAAGAAGTACGAAATGAACGATTATATCGTCTATCAAAACCGacaagtgttaataaaaaatataagcgACCGTCATCTCCGAAACACATTGTAGCTGAGTCCGCTTTAAAATACAAAGCAACAGATCGAATTATAGCAATATCAAAGCCAAAACGGTATAATTCGGCCCCTAAAGGAGGAATCACCCCGGGTTCAGTGTCGCACCAAGCTTTGGACCATTTGA CGACCAATAAAGAATATGAACTCTCCATTCCACGATCGCGTAAATCACCGTTCAGTGTTGATTTTAAACAGAATCCTTTTTCACCGTCAAAAGCAGCAATGAGATATATAGCATCACCTAGAATTATTGAGTTAGCTAAACCGAATGATAGAAGgtaa
- the LOC111427407 gene encoding NADPH-dependent diflavin oxidoreductase 1 isoform X1 — protein MIDYRNETITILYGSETGNSQELAERIWRESKCYYFSGPILCMDDYNVEHLINETCVIFVCSTTGQGEEPENMRRFWRFLLRKSLSKDSLINLRFAVLGLGDSSYVKFNFAAKRLNKRLSQLGGNCLQPIGLGDEQHDLGRDAVANPWIDSLWNKLNEVYPLPKSIKPLSRTNIVPRWNVKTKLLENVVIKTSQQSIYYSTKPETEFTVKVLDNIRETSKTHFQDVRLLRLQTEGEKYLPGDIIILRPKNHLDQIKEFERILQENQVNIDENTIFSVSQITGDVPVPNPLKYQVTFRQLCEEYFDLTAVPRRYTFSVLGHLTDNELEREKCNEFISPEGQDAMYDYATRPHRTIVEVLQDFPHATKNITHDILFEIFPPIKPRDFSIASSFKAHQNEIHILVAIVKYKTNLKKERMGLCSNFLAGLKVGDKISVWTKKGTFQFPKETDSPVIMVGPGTGMSAFRSYIHERVADGTATKENLTLFFGCRGEKTDFLCKEEFLTFEKENKLNLFVAFSRDQDYKIYVQHKIKDNMDLVWNLLKNEKCHVYVAGSSKSMPQDVRSAFVAVCIEKGGLTPDSAEEFIANMEKYNRYQQETWF, from the exons ATGATCGACTATCGTAACGAGACAATAACGATTTTATATGGTTCAGAGACGGGAAATTCGCAAGAACTAGCCGAGAGGATATGGCGTGAATCTaagtgttattatttttcggGCCCCATACTTTGCATGGATGATTACAACGTAGAACATCTCATAAATGAAACTTGTGTAATATTTGTTTGTTCGACAACGGGGCAAGGCGAAGAACCCGAAAATATGAGACGATTTTGGAggtttttattaagaaaaagccTTTCTAAagattcattaattaatttgag ATTTGCTGTTCTTGGTTTAGGTGATTCTAGTTATGTGAAGTTCAATTTTGCTGCAAAACGTTTAAATAAGCGATTAAGTCAATTGGGAGGAAATTGTTTACAACCTATTGGGTTGGGAGATGAACAACATGATTTAGGACGTGATGCTGTTGCTAATCCTTGGATTGATTCGTTAtggaataaattaaatgaggTTTATCCATTACCTAAAAGCATTAAACCTTTATCAAGAACTAATATTGTACCAAGATGGAATGTAAAAACTAAACTTTTAGAAAACGTTGTTATTAAAACATCTCAACAATCCATTTATTATTCTACAAAACCTGAAACGGAATTTACTGTAAAAGTTTTAGACAACATTCGAGAAACTTCTAAAACTCATTTCCAAGATGTTCGATTACTTCGTCTTCAAACAGAAGGTGAAAAATACCTTCCTGGAGACATCATAATTTTAAGaccaaaaaatcatttagatcaaataaaagaatttgaaagAATTCTTCAAGAAAACCAAGTTAATATTGATGAAAACACGATATTTTCTGTTTCACAAATAACTGGAGATGTCCCAGTTCCTAATCCTTTAAAATACCAAGTAACCTTTCGACAATTATGTGAagaatattttgatttaacaGCTGTTCCAAGAAGATACACATTTTCCGTTTTGGGTCACTTAACAGATAACGAGTTAGAACGCGAAAAATGTAACGAATTTATTTCACCAGAAGGTCAAGATGCAATGTACGATTATGCTACAAGACCTCATAGAACGATTGTTGAAGTATTACAAGATTTTCCACACGcgacaaaaaatattactcacgatattttatttgaaatttttcccCCCATAAAACCGCGCGATTTTTCAATTGCGAGTAGTTTTAAAGCGCATCAAAATGAAATTCATATTTTAGTTGCtattgttaaatataaaactaatttaaaaaaggaacGAATGGGGTTATGTTCGAACTTTTTAGCCGGATTGAAAGTTGGTGACAAAATTTCAGTTTGGACTAAAAAAGGAACGTTTCAATTTCCGAAAGAAACG gATTCACCTGTGATTATGGTTGGGCCGGGAACTGGTATGTCTGCTTTCCGTAGTTATATTCATGAAAGGGTCGCGGATGGAACTGCaactaaagaaaatttaacacttttttttggATGTCGAGGTGAAAAAACCGATTTTTTATGCAAAGAAGAGTTTTTAACAttcgaaaaagaaaataaattgaatttatttgttgCATTTTCTAGAGATCAAGAttacaaaat ttATGttcaacataaaataaaagataacatGGATTTAGTATGGAATCTTTTAAAGAATGAAAAATGCCATGTTTATGTAGCTGGAAGTTCAAAATCGATGCCTCAAGATGTAAGAAGTGCTTTTGTTGCTGTTTGTATAGAAAAGGGGGGTTTAACACCTGATTCAGCTGAGGAATTCATAGcaaatatggaaaaatataATCGTTACCAACAAGAAACTTGGTTTtga
- the LOC111427407 gene encoding NADPH-dependent diflavin oxidoreductase 1 isoform X2, whose product MDDYNVEHLINETCVIFVCSTTGQGEEPENMRRFWRFLLRKSLSKDSLINLRFAVLGLGDSSYVKFNFAAKRLNKRLSQLGGNCLQPIGLGDEQHDLGRDAVANPWIDSLWNKLNEVYPLPKSIKPLSRTNIVPRWNVKTKLLENVVIKTSQQSIYYSTKPETEFTVKVLDNIRETSKTHFQDVRLLRLQTEGEKYLPGDIIILRPKNHLDQIKEFERILQENQVNIDENTIFSVSQITGDVPVPNPLKYQVTFRQLCEEYFDLTAVPRRYTFSVLGHLTDNELEREKCNEFISPEGQDAMYDYATRPHRTIVEVLQDFPHATKNITHDILFEIFPPIKPRDFSIASSFKAHQNEIHILVAIVKYKTNLKKERMGLCSNFLAGLKVGDKISVWTKKGTFQFPKETDSPVIMVGPGTGMSAFRSYIHERVADGTATKENLTLFFGCRGEKTDFLCKEEFLTFEKENKLNLFVAFSRDQDYKIYVQHKIKDNMDLVWNLLKNEKCHVYVAGSSKSMPQDVRSAFVAVCIEKGGLTPDSAEEFIANMEKYNRYQQETWF is encoded by the exons ATGGATGATTACAACGTAGAACATCTCATAAATGAAACTTGTGTAATATTTGTTTGTTCGACAACGGGGCAAGGCGAAGAACCCGAAAATATGAGACGATTTTGGAggtttttattaagaaaaagccTTTCTAAagattcattaattaatttgag ATTTGCTGTTCTTGGTTTAGGTGATTCTAGTTATGTGAAGTTCAATTTTGCTGCAAAACGTTTAAATAAGCGATTAAGTCAATTGGGAGGAAATTGTTTACAACCTATTGGGTTGGGAGATGAACAACATGATTTAGGACGTGATGCTGTTGCTAATCCTTGGATTGATTCGTTAtggaataaattaaatgaggTTTATCCATTACCTAAAAGCATTAAACCTTTATCAAGAACTAATATTGTACCAAGATGGAATGTAAAAACTAAACTTTTAGAAAACGTTGTTATTAAAACATCTCAACAATCCATTTATTATTCTACAAAACCTGAAACGGAATTTACTGTAAAAGTTTTAGACAACATTCGAGAAACTTCTAAAACTCATTTCCAAGATGTTCGATTACTTCGTCTTCAAACAGAAGGTGAAAAATACCTTCCTGGAGACATCATAATTTTAAGaccaaaaaatcatttagatcaaataaaagaatttgaaagAATTCTTCAAGAAAACCAAGTTAATATTGATGAAAACACGATATTTTCTGTTTCACAAATAACTGGAGATGTCCCAGTTCCTAATCCTTTAAAATACCAAGTAACCTTTCGACAATTATGTGAagaatattttgatttaacaGCTGTTCCAAGAAGATACACATTTTCCGTTTTGGGTCACTTAACAGATAACGAGTTAGAACGCGAAAAATGTAACGAATTTATTTCACCAGAAGGTCAAGATGCAATGTACGATTATGCTACAAGACCTCATAGAACGATTGTTGAAGTATTACAAGATTTTCCACACGcgacaaaaaatattactcacgatattttatttgaaatttttcccCCCATAAAACCGCGCGATTTTTCAATTGCGAGTAGTTTTAAAGCGCATCAAAATGAAATTCATATTTTAGTTGCtattgttaaatataaaactaatttaaaaaaggaacGAATGGGGTTATGTTCGAACTTTTTAGCCGGATTGAAAGTTGGTGACAAAATTTCAGTTTGGACTAAAAAAGGAACGTTTCAATTTCCGAAAGAAACG gATTCACCTGTGATTATGGTTGGGCCGGGAACTGGTATGTCTGCTTTCCGTAGTTATATTCATGAAAGGGTCGCGGATGGAACTGCaactaaagaaaatttaacacttttttttggATGTCGAGGTGAAAAAACCGATTTTTTATGCAAAGAAGAGTTTTTAACAttcgaaaaagaaaataaattgaatttatttgttgCATTTTCTAGAGATCAAGAttacaaaat ttATGttcaacataaaataaaagataacatGGATTTAGTATGGAATCTTTTAAAGAATGAAAAATGCCATGTTTATGTAGCTGGAAGTTCAAAATCGATGCCTCAAGATGTAAGAAGTGCTTTTGTTGCTGTTTGTATAGAAAAGGGGGGTTTAACACCTGATTCAGCTGAGGAATTCATAGcaaatatggaaaaatataATCGTTACCAACAAGAAACTTGGTTTtga
- the LOC111427408 gene encoding large ribosomal subunit protein mL55, whose translation MSLKILLNQIRNLNSLSATITKPHRKNYLRTYPTLMVNTDGSTYTIRYHEPRQIITLPINIWTLSEAERKERLDRRKPKKKVKIEDDLEDDFDSKKYLKYLKK comes from the coding sequence AtgtcattaaaaatattattaaatcaaatacGAAATTTAAATTCGTTATCAGCAACAATAACAAAACCTCACCGAAAAAACTACCTGAGAACTTATCCAACGTTAATGGTAAATACGGATGGTTCGACTTACACAATAAGGTATCATGAGCCTCGGCAAATAATAACGCTTCCGATAAACATTTGGACGTTAAGTGAAGCGGAACGTAAAGAACGTTTGGATAGGCGTAAACCTAAAAAGAaggttaaaattgaagatgatTTAGAAGACGATTTTGATtcaaagaaatatttgaagtatttaaaaaagtaa
- the LOC111427323 gene encoding uncharacterized protein — protein sequence MTPLQETSHGFVIDTKPDNIPSQITKNIFLGSQDCTEINVLQKFGINYVLSVGIEVEHHAGIIYKFTPCLDLPETDITEILKNDCFDFLDMVVLSGGRVLVHCNAGVSRSSAIVIGYLMLKDGVDYDEAYDVVKRVRVVARPNDGFIRQLKRLTWSRSK from the coding sequence ATGACGCCGCTTCAAGAAACTTCCCATGGATTTGTTATCGATACCAAACCAGATAACATTCCATCACAAATcacgaaaaatatttttttggggTCTCAAGATTGTACCGAAATTAatgtattacaaaaatttggaATCAATTACGTTTTGAGTGTTGGAATTGAAGTTGAACACCATGCAGGGATCATTTACAAATTCACCCCATGTTTGGATTTGCCAGAAACTGATATCACtgaaatactaaaaaatgattgttttgattttttggatATGGTTGTTTTAAGCGGTGGACGAGTTTTGGTACATTGTAACGCTGGAGTTTCGCGATCATCAGCTATTGTGATTGGGTATTTAATGTTAAAGGATGGTGTAGATTATGATGAAGCGTATGATGTTGTGAAACGTGTTAGGGTTGTTGCTAGACCTAATGATGGGTTTATCAGGCAATTAAAACGTTTGACTTGGTCTCGTTCGAAgtag
- the LOC139428855 gene encoding serine-arginine protein 55-like translates to MVGTRVYVGGLPYGTTERDLEHFFRGYGRMRDVLIKNGYGFVEFDDYRDADDAVYELNGKKILGERVTVEKARGTPRGRDQWSSRNDYRSHERYGPPTRTNYRLIVENLSSRVSWQDLKDYMRQAGEVTYADAHKQHRNEGVVEFASYSDMKNALEKLDDTEINGRRIRLVEDRSGGRRSRSGSYSSRSRSRSRSPRKSRSRSRSRSRSKSSKSRSRSNSRKKSPDDRSRSNSRKKSIERSKSRSRSRSQLKRSKSRDSPESRSRSRSQSKNRSKSRSKSRSKSRSKSRSKSRSKSRSKSRSKSRSKSRSKSRSRTPSMDK, encoded by the coding sequence ATGGTAGGGACGCGGGTGTACGTCGGTGGGTTACCGTACGGGACCACAGAGCGAGACCTGGAACATTTCTTCAGGGGTTACGGTCGTATGCGcgacgttttaattaaaaatggctACGGCTTTGTTGAGTTCGATGACTATCGAGATGCTGACGACGCAGTTTATGAATTAAacggtaaaaaaattttagggGAGCGTGTGACTGTGGAAAAGGCCCGCGGAACTCCCAGGGGCCGAGACCAATGGTCCAGCCGCAACGATTACCGCTCCCATGAACGTTACGGCCCCCCAACCCGCACCAACTACCGTCTCATCGTCGAGAACCTTTCGTCTAGAGTCTCATGGCAGGACCTCAAGGACTATATGCGCCAAGCCGGCGAGGTGACCTACGCGGACGCTCACAAGCAACATCGCAACGAAGGGGTCGTGGAGTTCGCTTCGTACTCCGACATGAAAAATGCTTTGGAGAAATTGGACGACACCGAAATTAACGGACGTCGAATCCGTTTAGTCGAAGATAGAAGCGGTGGTAGACGTAGTCGTTCCGGGTCTTATAGCAGTCGCTCTCGGTCGAGAAGTCGCTCACCAAGAAAATCGCGTTCGCGAAGTCGTTCTCGAAGTCGCTCAAAATCATCGAAGAGTCGATCGCGATCCAATTCGAGAAAGAAATCGCCCGACGATCGGTCGCGTTCTAATTCGAGAAAGAAATCAATTGAACGATCCAAATCAAGGTCGCGATCGCGGTCTCAACTAAAACGATCAAAATCGCGCGATAGTCCCGAATCAAGATCAAGATCACGTTCGCAAAGTAAAAATAGAAGCAAGTCACGCAGTAAGTCAAGAAGTAAGTCGAGAAGTAAATCGAGAAGTAAATCGCGAAGTAAATCTCGAAGCAAATCAAGGAGTAAATCTAGAAGTAAGTCAAGAAGTAAATCAAGAAGCCGCACACCATCCAtggataaataa
- the LOC111427322 gene encoding tRNA pseudouridine synthase-like 1: MRRYLINLSYIGTGFRGIQRQTPSVDIDDPTTIQGQIEMGLKLLKPSYMSSCAVSSRTDAGVHALHTTLHVDLTRPNNEPYDPKTITIQLNKKFSKSFLPIRILSTYLVPNTFHCRREALSRTYMYRLCVIKYNGLIRNTLDKLIPIEEHNRAYFICCNDFDIDKAKDACKLFEGLHDFRTFMGRGSKQQNKITRKVVEKLDIIDEGHRFYTNFSWPNCINQNESDYKFYNIYCKGNAFVYNQVRRTVAALIAAAQGKVSTRDIKFMLEVPSHHSWDPRIKTVPAHGLYLCEVSYSETDRGTFHEGSV, translated from the exons atgagacGCTACTTAATTAATCTTTCTTATATAGGAACGGGATTTcg tggTATTCAACGACAAACTCCTTCTGTAGACATTGATGATCCTACAACGATACAAGGCCAAATCGAAATGggtttaaaactattaaaaccAAGTTATATGAGTTCATGTGCAGTTTCTAGTCG gacAGATGCCGGGGTCCATGCTTTACATACAACTTTACACGTAGATTTAACCAGACCAAATAACGAACCTTATGAtccaaaaacaataacaatacaattaaataaaaaattttcaaaatcgtttCTTCCGATAAGAATACTAAGTACTTATTTGGTTCCAAATACATTTCATTGTCGAAGAGAGGCCTTATCAAGAACTTATATGTATAGATTATGTGTAATTAAATACAATGGGTTAATAAGAAATACTTTAGATAAGTTAATTCCAATTGAAGAACATAATAGGGcctattttatttgttgtaaCGATTTTGATATTGATAAAGCTAAAGATGcttgtaaattatttgaagGATTACATGATTTTCGTACGTTTATGGGAAGAGGTTCTAAAcagcaaaataaaataactaggAAAGTTGTGGAAAAATTGGATATTATTGATGAAGGACatagattttatacaaattttagtTGGCCCAATTGTATTAATCAAAATGAGAgcgattataaattttataatatttattgtaaaggAAATGCATTTGTTTATAATCAG GTCCGAAGGACGGTGGCCGCTTTGATAGCAGCAGCACAAGGTAAAGTGTCAACTagagatataaaatttatgctaGAGGTGCCTTCGCACCACAGCTGGGACCCCAGGATCAAAACAGTACCAGCCCACGGCCTCTACCTCTGCGAAGTATCTTACTCAGAGACGGATAGGGGGACATTCCACGAA ggGAGCGTGTGA